ACGGTCCACGCGGCCGATACGCTGCTCTAGCCGCATGGGGTTCCAGGGAATGTCGTAGTTGATGATGACATGGGCGAACTGCAGGTTCAGACCCTCACCGCCCGCATCGGTGGAGACCAATACGCGGTGCGATTTGCGGAAGGCATCCTGGGCTGCCCCACGTTCCTCCATGGCCATGGAGCCGTTCAGGGTGACCACCGAGATTCCCCGGGCTTCCAGAAACTCCTTCAGCATCTGCTGGGTCGGCACGAACTCGGTGAAGATCAGCACTTTCAGATCCGGTTCGTTTTCCTCGGCTTGCAGCTTGTAAATCCATTCGATCAGCGCCTCGGCCTTGGCATCCGGACCCGCCTGTTCACAACGGACCGCCGCTTCGAGCAGGGTCTCAACATGGCTGCCTTCGCTCTGCAGAGCCGACACGTGGGATTTCAGCAGCTCATCGAGCAGCTCCTGGCCGTCCATGTCATAGAGCTCGGCTATTTCATCGTCTTGGCTTTCCGATCCCTCCGCGCCGTTTTCCAGTTCCGCCAGGCGCAGGCTGGCTTGTTGCTCACCATCCTTGAGTGCCGCAAGCCGACGCTCCAGCGTGGTGCGGATCGCCCGGGTGCTGGAAACCACCAGGCGCTGCATCAGGATCATCAGAAAGCCGATGTGGCGCTTCTTCTCGCGCAGGGCCTGGTTGTAGCCCTCGCGCACGTAGTCGGTCACTGCCTCGTAGAGGAGCTGCTGCAGGTGATGACGGCTCTCCCAGGCTACCGGGGCCATCTCCGTGCGCCGGGGTTTGAAGAGCGGCTTGCCGTCGGCATCGATGGCCTTGCGCTTCTCGGTACGGATAACATACGGGGCCACCCGCTCACGGGAGACGCTGTCCATATCCGGAAAGGCGTCGTCATCCAGCAAGTTCATCAGGCGATGGAAGGCATCTGTCTTCCCCTGGTGGGGCGTAGCCGAAAGGAGCAGCACATAGGGCGCGGCCTCCGCCAGCCCTTTGCCGAGTTTGTAGCGGGCGACCTGATCGGTGCTGCCGCCCAAGCGGTGCGCTTCGTCCACCACCACAAGGTCCCAACCAGCGGTGATCAGATCTTCGAACCGGCTGCGGTTGTATTCTGCAACACGCTCGGCGGTCCAACCGCGCCGCTTGTCCATGGGTTTGACCGAATCCAGGGAGACGATGACCTGATCGAACATCGACCAGGCTGATTTCCGCTGGTCCGCCCCTGGAGCCAGGCGCTGCAAGGTGCCGATGTCGTCGCCCAGCACGAGCTGGAACTGCTCGTTGAAATGGGTCTGCATTTCCGCCACCCACTGGGTAGCGATGCCTTTGGGAGAGACAACCAGGATTCGCCGAATCAGCCCGCGCAGCTTGAGCTCGCGCATGACCAGCCCGGCCTCGATGGTCTTGCCGAGACCGACCTCGTCGGCCAGCAGGTAGCGCACGCGGTCGCCGGAGATGGCCCGGGACAAGGCGTGGATCTGGTGCGGCAGCGGAATGACGTTGGACTCCATGGGAGCCAGCAGCACATGGCCGTCGGTGGCGCTGGTGGAGCCTTCGAGCACCTCGGCCACTTTGGCTGCGGCTGCCGCGTAGGCAATGCGTCCG
The DNA window shown above is from Desulfovibrio aminophilus and carries:
- a CDS encoding DEAD/DEAH box helicase, which encodes MSQIVWQYSSIHNSACKVIEEQTLWGQTVCRIWLPNQDAVVRVPRSALRPLSADLRPEIEAGRIAYAAAAAKVAEVLEGSTSATDGHVLLAPMESNVIPLPHQIHALSRAISGDRVRYLLADEVGLGKTIEAGLVMRELKLRGLIRRILVVSPKGIATQWVAEMQTHFNEQFQLVLGDDIGTLQRLAPGADQRKSAWSMFDQVIVSLDSVKPMDKRRGWTAERVAEYNRSRFEDLITAGWDLVVVDEAHRLGGSTDQVARYKLGKGLAEAAPYVLLLSATPHQGKTDAFHRLMNLLDDDAFPDMDSVSRERVAPYVIRTEKRKAIDADGKPLFKPRRTEMAPVAWESRHHLQQLLYEAVTDYVREGYNQALREKKRHIGFLMILMQRLVVSSTRAIRTTLERRLAALKDGEQQASLRLAELENGAEGSESQDDEIAELYDMDGQELLDELLKSHVSALQSEGSHVETLLEAAVRCEQAGPDAKAEALIEWIYKLQAEENEPDLKVLIFTEFVPTQQMLKEFLEARGISVVTLNGSMAMEERGAAQDAFRKSHRVLVSTDAGGEGLNLQFAHVIINYDIPWNPMRLEQRIGRVDRIGQPKTVQAINFVFEDSVEFRVREVLEQKLSVIFDEFGIDKTGDVLDSAQSGEMFEDVFASAILNPDGIETSVDHTVARLRDEIQQVREASAIYGISEEPDVQVVERLRSHPLPHWVERMTVGYLNSHGGAASRKRSWWDLNWPDGQEHRKAVFNAREADRLTDATLLNLENSRVRGLALNLPQIAAGQPLPCVSVSGLPASISGLWGLFEIRLQAGMHQKTQLLRIPMVRRGYVSVFLSEEGKLFLPTARHIWDALQTAETQVQATLGQDESIIAHERLQEAAEQAGQELFDALQQAHLASVAREEERGIVSFASRRKAIERVGLPAVRQFRLSRCDADESEWRHELQSARQIVPEIRPLLMLRIIKGGAQ